The following coding sequences are from one Pigmentibacter sp. JX0631 window:
- a CDS encoding MFS transporter, translated as MGKIEKLNDFEENNKQKLTKQEIKIFMVSALGSALEFYDFVVYVYFAGIISSLFFPSSSPVTALILTYSIFACGYFARLLGGILFSHIGDRQGRKKPFILAVFLMALPTFFIGLLPTYQSVGLFAPVFLVLCRFMQGLAIGGEIPGSLTYIYENVQKSYRGLACGSLFFGVTFGTFLGSTVGFVLTKYLSQQDLYNWGWRVPFLAGGVLGLFGVYLRNFLNETPVFNKIKNNIIKVPLKEVISNYKFLVFKSSLELGVVAVSVSLFMLYLPNYLKTYFGFQAGEILKINSFFVFIYSVSNILFGWFCDKYGPERVFRFSCIIFLLFVYPIFSYFSPNNFYPIFACYILMIVGTAASTASAMYLLIKSFPPLIRFSGASLSYNIAFAFLGGFTPLLATALIEKTHNLTSPAFLLIIVSLIALLNSFLSAKKIEKVHKTDFLS; from the coding sequence ATGGGAAAAATAGAAAAGTTGAATGATTTTGAAGAAAATAACAAGCAAAAATTAACTAAACAAGAAATTAAAATTTTTATGGTTTCTGCTTTAGGAAGTGCTTTAGAATTTTATGATTTTGTTGTTTATGTATATTTTGCAGGTATTATTTCTTCTTTATTTTTTCCAAGTTCTTCTCCTGTTACAGCATTAATATTAACTTATTCTATTTTTGCGTGTGGTTATTTTGCTCGTCTTTTAGGAGGAATTCTTTTTAGTCATATAGGTGACAGGCAAGGGAGAAAAAAACCCTTTATCTTAGCTGTATTTTTAATGGCTTTACCTACTTTCTTTATTGGCTTGCTTCCAACTTATCAATCAGTTGGTTTATTCGCACCTGTTTTCTTAGTTTTATGTCGTTTTATGCAAGGATTAGCTATTGGTGGTGAAATACCTGGTTCTTTAACATATATTTATGAAAATGTGCAAAAATCTTATCGTGGATTGGCTTGTGGGAGTTTATTTTTTGGTGTTACTTTTGGAACATTCTTAGGTTCTACAGTTGGTTTTGTTTTGACTAAATATTTAAGTCAACAAGATTTATATAATTGGGGATGGAGAGTTCCTTTTTTAGCTGGTGGTGTTTTGGGTTTATTTGGGGTTTATCTTCGAAATTTTTTGAATGAAACACCGGTATTTAATAAAATTAAAAATAATATTATAAAAGTTCCTTTAAAAGAGGTAATAAGTAATTATAAATTTTTAGTTTTTAAGTCTTCGCTTGAATTAGGAGTGGTTGCAGTATCAGTTTCTTTATTTATGCTTTATTTACCAAATTATTTGAAAACATATTTTGGTTTTCAAGCAGGTGAAATATTAAAAATAAATTCATTTTTTGTATTTATTTATTCTGTTTCAAATATATTATTTGGATGGTTTTGTGATAAATATGGGCCTGAAAGAGTATTCAGATTCTCTTGCATAATATTTCTACTTTTTGTTTATCCAATTTTTTCTTACTTTTCTCCGAATAATTTCTACCCCATTTTTGCTTGTTACATTTTAATGATTGTTGGAACAGCTGCTTCAACTGCTTCAGCAATGTATTTATTAATTAAATCTTTTCCACCACTTATTAGATTTTCAGGAGCATCTCTAAGTTATAATATAGCTTTTGCATTTTTAGGCGGTTTTACTCCTTTATTAGCAACCGCATTAATTGAAAAAACACATAATCTAACTTCACCGGCTTTTTTATTAATAATTGTAAGTTTAATAGCCCTTTTGAATTCGTTTTTAAGCGCAAAAAAAATTGAAAAAGTACATAAAACAGACTTTTTGAGTTAA
- a CDS encoding DEAD/DEAH box helicase, whose product MKKKSSHENRNGDKTLKDKNSRNPKFHSHSKGGRENPSAQKKDKFRNKWNGEKKGNFFRGKDKERFPNIDFDDYLESRFGAELLQNLANSTHTKIKQLLSGQATVEDLGILSTTQHGESNEKKKSIISQEKGFSKLQPTKSYLKTKKETFVPENVKETNVQKQEDIPKPTRGFALAKYKKEMEFKEEIPSPKSNSNSNLKLDEKSLKTPSGMTLDDWQYQALQALLAGKNVIVDAPTSAGKTRVIEALLEYRLPEGIKLIYTSPVKSLSNDKYREFSEKYGRDKVGINTGDFKENLAAPIMLATLETYRNSLLGIEPNMNRRVVVYDEYHFLQDESRGSAWEESLILTPKDSQLVLLSASVPNSEDFAAWIQFLTGKESVVIKVTKRPVPLVHLVYTKFGWIFGEELPLSKEDEFTILKLNKMKRRDNKRFRGREVYQTLCAPIAHALEQKMGPIVVYAGRRGDVEGIALSLSKQFKKESFGDDIDKLRERIKTLSGFEYVPAELQKLVTKYGIAYHHSGMIPPGRVAIETLLKEGLLRVCSGTMGISLGVNFAVRSAFISDESRPSEGGETIYSNTEIMQMLGRAGRRGHDSQGFSLWLNVGRYIAQKPKEREKCKSSLKFDPTTVIGILGQHQSIAYLSMFYQKSFFMRTKDSAQVFVSDHDLISATLYQKYELDKIECEDIPNTYKMFQSGKKRSTIACNRCAAKKVCHNLMQSANQSMLNKIIQHLQDVNALEGSVPTLMGNLARHFPQAGGLIIANWLAQGLINKDTFSDYLQAMSAFGAAHFKEIPTTFADINFLNDLEIPKLINKYYPNYLFPELYDEIKPKKWEENASPEITFREFNLGAASIVKLWLNPRTKWEDLVEEHSSKYFSAGDCMNVLFRFYTFLQSCTRLVEFDPALASEAKRLQKILLREPLDARNRMLVEETDEFESSSVGNEEAITI is encoded by the coding sequence TTGAAGAAGAAATCAAGTCATGAAAACAGAAACGGTGATAAAACCTTAAAAGATAAAAACTCAAGAAATCCAAAATTTCATAGTCATTCTAAAGGAGGAAGGGAAAATCCTTCTGCCCAAAAAAAGGATAAATTTCGCAATAAATGGAACGGTGAAAAAAAAGGTAATTTTTTTCGAGGGAAAGACAAAGAGCGTTTTCCAAATATAGATTTTGATGATTACTTAGAAAGTAGGTTTGGAGCAGAATTATTACAAAATTTAGCAAACTCAACCCATACAAAAATTAAACAATTGCTATCAGGTCAGGCCACTGTTGAAGATTTAGGAATTCTTTCTACAACTCAACATGGAGAAAGTAACGAAAAAAAGAAAAGTATAATTTCCCAAGAAAAAGGATTTTCTAAATTACAACCTACAAAGTCTTATTTAAAAACAAAAAAAGAAACCTTTGTGCCAGAAAATGTTAAAGAAACAAATGTTCAAAAACAAGAAGATATTCCCAAACCTACCAGAGGTTTTGCTTTAGCTAAGTATAAAAAAGAAATGGAATTTAAAGAAGAAATTCCTTCTCCAAAAAGTAACAGTAATAGCAATTTAAAATTAGACGAGAAAAGTTTAAAAACACCTAGTGGTATGACACTTGATGATTGGCAATATCAAGCACTTCAGGCGTTATTAGCCGGTAAAAATGTAATTGTAGATGCCCCAACTTCTGCTGGTAAAACGCGAGTCATTGAAGCTCTATTAGAATATCGTTTACCAGAAGGAATAAAATTAATTTATACAAGTCCAGTAAAAAGTCTGAGCAATGATAAATACAGAGAGTTTTCAGAAAAATATGGTCGTGACAAAGTAGGAATAAATACCGGGGACTTTAAAGAAAATCTAGCTGCTCCAATCATGTTAGCAACACTTGAAACTTATCGAAATAGTTTATTAGGAATAGAGCCTAATATGAATAGGCGAGTGGTTGTATATGATGAATATCATTTTTTACAAGACGAAAGTAGGGGTAGTGCTTGGGAAGAATCTTTAATCTTAACTCCAAAAGATAGTCAGTTGGTTTTGCTGTCCGCAAGCGTCCCAAATAGTGAAGATTTTGCTGCTTGGATTCAATTTTTAACAGGAAAAGAATCCGTGGTAATTAAAGTTACAAAAAGACCTGTTCCTTTAGTTCATCTAGTTTATACCAAATTCGGTTGGATTTTTGGTGAAGAGTTACCTTTATCAAAAGAAGATGAGTTTACTATTTTGAAGTTAAATAAAATGAAAAGGCGAGACAATAAGCGTTTTCGAGGCAGGGAAGTTTATCAAACGTTATGTGCTCCCATAGCGCATGCTTTGGAACAAAAAATGGGTCCTATTGTAGTTTACGCAGGGAGAAGAGGTGATGTTGAAGGAATAGCCTTAAGTTTATCAAAACAATTTAAAAAAGAGTCTTTCGGAGATGATATTGATAAACTGAGAGAAAGAATTAAAACGCTTTCTGGTTTTGAATATGTTCCTGCTGAATTGCAAAAACTAGTTACAAAGTATGGAATAGCATATCACCATAGTGGAATGATTCCTCCAGGTCGGGTTGCAATAGAAACTTTGTTGAAGGAAGGTTTATTACGCGTTTGTTCAGGTACAATGGGAATAAGTTTAGGTGTTAATTTTGCAGTTAGAAGTGCATTTATTTCAGATGAATCTCGTCCTAGTGAAGGCGGAGAAACAATTTATTCAAATACAGAAATAATGCAAATGCTTGGAAGAGCAGGGCGTCGTGGACATGATTCACAGGGCTTTTCATTATGGCTAAATGTAGGAAGGTATATCGCCCAAAAACCTAAAGAGCGGGAAAAATGCAAAAGTTCTTTAAAATTTGATCCTACAACTGTCATAGGAATATTAGGACAACATCAAAGTATTGCTTATTTGTCGATGTTTTATCAAAAATCTTTTTTTATGCGCACAAAAGATTCTGCACAAGTTTTTGTTTCAGATCACGATTTAATTTCTGCAACTCTTTATCAAAAATATGAACTGGATAAAATTGAATGTGAAGATATTCCCAACACATACAAAATGTTTCAATCTGGAAAAAAACGCTCTACTATAGCATGTAATAGATGTGCAGCTAAAAAAGTGTGTCATAATTTAATGCAGTCTGCCAATCAAAGTATGTTAAATAAAATTATTCAACATTTGCAAGATGTAAATGCTTTAGAGGGATCAGTACCTACTTTAATGGGTAATTTAGCACGACATTTTCCTCAAGCTGGAGGACTCATAATTGCAAATTGGTTGGCGCAAGGATTAATTAATAAAGATACTTTCAGTGATTATTTGCAAGCAATGTCAGCCTTTGGTGCTGCGCATTTTAAAGAAATTCCAACAACTTTTGCAGATATTAATTTTTTAAATGATTTAGAAATACCAAAATTAATTAATAAATATTATCCAAATTATTTATTTCCAGAATTATATGATGAAATTAAGCCTAAAAAATGGGAAGAAAATGCAAGTCCAGAAATTACTTTCAGGGAATTTAATTTGGGAGCAGCATCGATTGTCAAACTATGGCTAAATCCTCGAACGAAATGGGAAGATTTGGTTGAAGAACATTCTTCAAAATATTTTTCAGCTGGTGATTGTATGAATGTTTTATTCAGGTTTTATACATTCCTACAGAGCTGTACCCGACTGGTAGAATTTGATCCAGCATTAGCATCCGAGGCTAAAAGGCTACAAAAAATTCTTCTACGTGAACCGCTAGATGCAAGAAATAGAATGTTAGTTGAAGAAACAGATGAATTTGAATCTTCATCTGTAGGAAATGAAGAGGCAATAACAATTTAA